CTGGGCGGCTGGGTGCTCCGCACCGCCGTCGAGCAGTTGAAACAATGGCGCAGCGACCCCCTGACCTCGGCCCACGACTTCAGCATGCGCATCAATGTTTCAGCGGCGGACCTGCAGCGGCTGGAGTTCATTGAGGACGTACGCGAGGCCCTCTCTTCAGCCGGACTGGACCCGTCGCTGCTGGTCCTGGAGCTGACCGAAAGTGCTGTTATTCAAGGCAACGACCTGGACCGTTACACGCTCAACAGCCTCCGGCGCCTCGGAGTGGGGTTGGAAATCGACGACTTCGGCACGGGCTACTCCTCCATCAGTTACTTGCGCCAACTGCCCGTGGACACGGTCAAGGTGGACCGGACGCTCCTTTCGGCCTTGGGCAGCGACCCCGCGCAACCGGCTCTCCTGGCTGCTGTCCTGCAATTGATCCGCGCCTGCGGACTGGCGGCAGTGTGGGAAGGCATCGAAAGCGCTGAGCAAGCGGAGTATCTGCTGAGCATCGGTTGCACCAGCGGCCAGGGATACTATTTCAGCCGTCCGCTGCCTGAGGCGCAGTTGACCGAACAACTGAAGCACCACAAGACCTGGCCCGTCAGCTGATGGTCCGCGTCCAAGGGTGGTGCCGGGTGCGCCATTCGGAGTCCAGGATCGCGTAGATGTTCTCCGTGGCCCACTTGCCCTTGTAGTGCCAGTTGTCCACCAGAGTTGCTTCAAGCCGCATACCCAGGCGTTTGGCGACGCCGGCAGATCCTTCATTGAGGGCATCCAGCTTGGCATCCACGCGGTGGAATGACAGTTTCTCAAAGGCCAGCCTTAGCACGGCCTCCGCTGCCTCAGTGGCGATTCCGTGGCCCTGGGCATCAGGGTGGAGGATCCAGCCCAGCTCAGCTTGCCCGGTTCCTTCAAGCCACTTCAGCACAACCTCGCCCATCAGACCCGGATGGTCCTGGCGCTCGATGGCAAGGCACACCCAGTCCCCTTCCTGCTGGAACTCGAAGTTCGCGTAGCGGCCAAGGACTTCCATGGACTTGGTTTTGCTCAGCTCGTTACGTAGGAGGAACCGCGCAGTTTGGGGAAGGGACTGGTATCCATGGAACCGCTCAAGGTCCTCGGCCTCGAAGCGCCGCAGGATGAGTCGATCGGTGGTGATGGGAAGCTCAATTTCGGGCATGCTTCCGAGGCTACTAGGTGCAGGCGATTCGTGGTCCAGCCTTGACACGTGGCGCGATCTGGGATTACCTAATGAACATTCGGTAAATAAAGCTGGAGGCAATGACGCATGGTTGAAACAACCCTCTCCGGTGCACAGCACCACATCCTGACGAACGACTACGCGTCTGAATGGATGGGCATTGAGGTCCTCAAACTCGACGACGGCCACGCCACCATCCGCATGCACCTCCGTCAGGAAATGCTCAACGGATTCGGCATGGCCCACGGCGGAATGATCTTCGCCTTCGGTGACACAGCCTTCGCCCTGGCCTGCAACCCGGCCAACCCCACGCCCAAGCAAGCCGCCAACATCACGGTGGCGTCCGGCGTCGACATCAACTTCATCAAGCCCGCGTTCCAAGGCCAGGTGATCACCGCCGTCGCCAACCGCCGTGCGAGCACCGGCCGAAGCGGCCTCTACGACATCCAGATCTACGCGACCAACGCCGACGCCGCCCCCGACACCGAGCCCGGAGAACTCATTGCTGAGTTCCGTGGCCGCAGCCGCACCATCTCCAAGAAGTAGGAATCCCATGACGCA
The sequence above is a segment of the Arthrobacter sp. StoSoilB22 genome. Coding sequences within it:
- a CDS encoding GNAT family protein; translation: MPEIELPITTDRLILRRFEAEDLERFHGYQSLPQTARFLLRNELSKTKSMEVLGRYANFEFQQEGDWVCLAIERQDHPGLMGEVVLKWLEGTGQAELGWILHPDAQGHGIATEAAEAVLRLAFEKLSFHRVDAKLDALNEGSAGVAKRLGMRLEATLVDNWHYKGKWATENIYAILDSEWRTRHHPWTRTIS
- a CDS encoding hotdog fold thioesterase; translated protein: MVETTLSGAQHHILTNDYASEWMGIEVLKLDDGHATIRMHLRQEMLNGFGMAHGGMIFAFGDTAFALACNPANPTPKQAANITVASGVDINFIKPAFQGQVITAVANRRASTGRSGLYDIQIYATNADAAPDTEPGELIAEFRGRSRTISKK